Below is a window of Fluviibacter phosphoraccumulans DNA.
TCACTGCGAACGTTGGTGGTGCCGCTGGAAGTGGAAATCTGTCGTCTGAAGTCACTGTCAGTAACTCGAATGCTGTGTCAACACACGGCGATCAGGCTGCAGCAATAGTTGCGCAATCCATTGGGGGTACAGGTGGTAACGGAGGCAATGCGGTTAGCGGGAGTTTTAGCGCGGATGCGTCCGGTAGCGTGAGTGTTGGAGGATTAGGTGGAAGCGGCGGCACTGCCGGAGATGTCCGCGCCGCTCTCAATTATGCGTCTTCTGGAAAAATTTACACGATATCAACGAATGGCCAACTGTCGCCGGGGGTGCTCCTCCAATCAATCGGTGGATCAGGGGGTAATGGTGGCTTCAGCTTGGCGGACAGCGAGTCGCTGGGGGTAAGTGCGTCGGTTGCTCTGGGGGGTACAGGTGGCACCGGCGGCACGGCCAGTACAGTTGAGATAACGACATCGGGTGGCGCCAATATTGCGACCTCTGGTAATCAGTCTGCCGGCATTATTGCGCAGTCCATTGGCGGTAATGGGGGCAATGGCGGCGCAGCGCTTGCCGGGACTAACAGTGAAGAATTTACCGCATCAGCGAGTGTCGGTGGGTCCGGTGGTGCGAGTGGCAAGAGTGATGCCGTCACTATCAATCTTAATAATCCGAGCCAGGGTGGTTACAGTATTTCGACGAAGGGTTTGATGTCATCGGGCATCATTGCCCAATCAATCAGCGGGCAAGGCGGTAATGGCGGTACGACCATTAGCGGTTCGTTGAGCAATAGTGACAATTTGACGGTTACGGTTTCAGGCTCGGGCGGGGATGCAGCACATACGACGGGTACGGTATTCGTTCAAACCGGTTCGAATGTGTCGATCAGCACACTCCAAGATCAATCTATAGGGATTTTGGCGCAGTCCATAGGTGGTAGTGGTGGTAATGCAGGCTTTGCCATTAACGGTACAGCATCACTTGCAGGTTCAAGCGCTTCGGTAAGTGTGGGTGGCAGTGGTGGATCAGGGGGAAAGGGCAATTCAGCCACGGTGAATTCAAATGGTGCCATTACCACTTCGGGCGCCATGTCTTCCGGTTTAGTGGTGCAGTCAATCGGTGGTGGTGGCGGTAACGGTGGCTCCACCCTGGCAGCAAGTGGCGCCATCTCAAAAGAAGAAGGTTCTGTGTTTTCAGTTGGAGTGGGTGGTTCGGGCGCTGCCGGTGGTAGCGGTGATTCTGTTACCGTGACGCACGTTGGCAATATAACAACCGGAGGATGCGATTCGACAACGACAGCATGTGATCAATCCTCTGGGATTATCGCGCAGTCGATTGGCGGCGGTGGTGGTAATGGCGGCTTTTCTTCTGCATTGGCCCTGCAAGGCTTGGCGTCATTGAATCTAAATGTAGGCGGTCTTGGGGGTAGCGCTGGTGAAGGTGGTTCCGTAACGGTTCAGGCGAACATGAATAAAACCACTGGGACAATAAGTACGACGGGAGCATTCTCAAATGCGGTTTTTGCGCAGAGTGTGGGTGGTGGTGGCGGAGCGGGTGGCTTCACTGATGCCGTAACTGTCGGCATGTCGTCCACAACGAGCGAGTCCGCCGAGCTGGCCGCAGCCGTGGGCGGTTATGGTGGGGGCGGTGGTACGTCTTCTTCGGTGATTGTGACGACCGGAGGTGTTTTAAAAACGGAAGGTAGCCAATCCGCAGCCATTTACGCGCAATCTGTGGGCGGTGGCGGTGGGAAAGGCGGATCAAGTTTTTCATTCTATTCCAGTAAAACATCGACTGCGACCACGGTTGCGCCGATTGCGGCCTCGTATGGTGCCGGCTTGATGGATATCGGTTCCGGTGGTAATAGCTCATCCTCATCAGGAAATCCATTAAATCCAGACAATGCGCCAAGCTTGAACAAAAGCTCATCGGAGGGTTTTGCGATTGCCCTGAGTGTGGGTGGGTACGGTGGTAGTGGCGGCCATAGTGCAGACGTTACCGTGACGAGCGCGTCAAGTATATCGACGACAGGGGATTCATCTCAGGGTATTTTTGCCCAATCGGTGGGCGGCGGCGGTGGGTCCGGCGGGACAAGCAGTTCAAAGAGTGGTTCTGGCTCTTATGTGCTTTCCGGAAGCCTTGGTGGCTTTGGTGGAGCCGGTGGCTGGTCGGGCGATGTGAATGTAACCGCTTCGAACGCGATCAGCACGGCAGGGCTTTATTCAGCAGCAATTTATGCGCAATCCATCGGAGGCGGTGGCGGACAAGGTGGGTCCACTTCAAGTTCGGCCAGTTCGTTGGGTTACGCCGTTGCGCTTGGAGTCGGTGGTTTTGGGGGCAGTGGTAACACAGGTGGCAATGTCACAATTAATAACTCAGCTCAATTGATTACAGAATCGTCCAATTCTGCAGGGATTTATGCCCAGTCGGTTGGTGGCGGCGGTGGCGATGGCGGCTCAAGTTTGGTGAGTGCAAAAATGCCCAACCCGCCTGCTTCGTCATTGGGGCTGGGTAGTGTCAAGAGTTTTGTCGGTAGTCTGACGAGCAGCTCGAAAGGTACTGCCGATAGTGATACGCCTTCTAATTCTGCCGCAGGCGAGAGTGCTTCACAAAAAGGTAGCCAGGCCGGCGGATCTGATGCAGGAACAGCGATTGGTTTAAGTATTGGTGGTTACGGTGGTACCGGCGCAAACGCGGGTCTGGTGAGTGTGACCAACTCGGGTCAGATTGCCACAGGGACGGATCCAACCACCGGTAAGTTGGCAACGAATGCTGCAGGGTTAGCCAATACAGCAGATTACTCCTATGCGATCTTTGCCCAATCTGTCGGGGGTGGGGGTGGTTTTGGTGGTCAAAGCACGTCCAACTCACAGACGAATCAACGCAGTGTATCTTTTGCCATGGGTGGTGGCGGTGCAGGTGGCGGTTCCGGTAACGATGTGTCTGTCGATAATACCGGCGCTTTACAGACGAATGGATCGCAGGCATCTGCTATTTTTGCTCAATCAGTGGGTGGTGGGGGCGGTGTCGGTGGTGATTCGGACAGTACATCCAATATTCTCGCTGCCAAGTCGGCTGCTTTTGGCTTAGGAGGAAGTGGTGCAGACGGCGGTTCTGGCGGGAGGGTAACTGTTACGTCAAATACCGGTGCGATCAACACATATGGATTGGCTTCAAATGGCATATTTGCCCAGTCAGTCGGTGGTGGCGGGGGTAACGGAGGGTCGTCAAGCACGGCGGTGAAGCTAACTGCGTCGGATATACAAAACGTGGTTGCTGAAACATCGGCGACATCTTCTGTTTTGGAAGCCAGTACAACGGCAGGTGCTTCTATTGCTGTGGGGCTCGGTGGCAAAGGCGGTTCAGGTGGCAATGGGGGTGAGGTGAGCGTTTCTAACTTTTCCAAAATCACGACTGCCGCTGATTCAAGCATTGGCATATTCGCGCAATCGGTTGGCGGTGGTGGCGGTAGTATGGGATCGAACACCAACCAAATTCTCATGGCAACGTATTCATTCAGTGCCCAGTTGGGCATGACGGGTACCGGGGGGAATGGGGGCAATGTTTCCGTAGGTTCTCGTGCTGACATTTCGACCAGTGGACCATCAGCGATGGGTGTATTCGCTCAGTCGTTGGGCGGCGGTGGTGGTGTCGTAAATATCGTCAACACTACCAGTGCGACCAGCGGTGATGCAGATTTAACCGTCAACCTCGGTGCCAGGGGTGGTAGCGATTTGATGGGTGGAACCGTGACGCTTGGGTCAACCGATTACCCACTGATTGATTGGATTGCAACCAAGGGCACCAGCTCTGTTGGATTAATAGGCCAGTCCATTGGCGGTGGCGGCGGTGTCGCACTTAGCAACAATATGACATCCACCAGCGGTTCCGTAGAGGTAACAGCAACCCTCGGTGCAGTTGCGGATAGCAATGGCGCGAGTCTTGGCGGGAACGCCAATGTAGTTAATGCGTTAAGCAATGCATCTATATCCACCAGCGGCGATAACGCGCCAGGCATGTTGCTTCAATCCGTGGGTGGTGGTGGTGGGTTCGCGATATTTAACAATGCCACATCCCAGATCACAAGCCTGTCTGAGAACTATGTCGTGGGTGCGCAGAATGGATCAACAGGTAATGGTTCCACCATCTCTGTTCAACAGAATGGCAGCTCGATTTCCACATTGGGAGCGAATGCAATCGGTGTTGCTGGGCAATCCATTGGCGGCGGCGGTGGGTTAGTTTTAGCTAACAACGCTTCTAGCGGTATGTCTAACGAGACCGCTTCAGAGAATATTCGTATCGGCGGTAGCGGTTCGGGTAATTCGAACGGTGGCTCTGTGAGCATGACCGTTGGCAGCGTCATCAATACAGGTAGTTCTGGTAGTGCCGGTGGTGCCAACAGTATTGGCATTGCAGCGCAGTCAATTGGCGGTGGTGGTGGCATGCTGAACTCGACCTTTTCTGCGGGTACGGTTTCACTCAATTCGATACAGATTGGTGGCCTGTCAGGCGTGAGTGGTAATGGTTCGAATGTTTCGGTGACACAGTCAGGTGCAGTTACTACCTACGGGCCAGCGGCCATTGGCATTGTTGCCCAGTCAGTTGGTGGCGGTGGCGGTTATGCTGCACTGGCCAGTTTGCAGGGCAACACAACGATATCGAATCCGACGAATGTCACGATTGGCGGTTCTGGCGCTGCTTCGGGCAATGGTGGTGATGTGAGCGTGACAGTTAGCGCCCCGATTACGACTTATGGAAAGAATTCAGTCGGTGTTATTGCACAATCGGTAGGTGGCGGTGGAGGTATCTTGCTGACCTCTGGGATGTTGGGCGGTGTCACGCCGACCTTTACGGCTGGCAATGGTAACGGTGGCAGCGTAACCGTTGATGTCAACGCGCCGATTAAGATCTACGGTGCTGGTGTTTATGGCGTCATTGCCCAATCGATTGGTGGCGGTGGTGGCATGGTCATCAGTGAAAATGGTGTCATCGCACAATCCGGTAAAGGTGGCGGCGAAGGTGGTGCCGTGGCAGTCAATGTCCATTCATCGATTTATGTTAACGGTCAGACAATAGAACCAGGTGTGACAGTGACGAACAGTAGTTCTACTGCGTATGGCGTCTATGCTAAATCTATAGGAACGAGTGACCCAGCCGTAACGATCGCCCAAGGGGCTTCTGTTGTGGCGGCGGGCGGCGCATCAGCAGTCGTCGTCGATGGCTTGGTGAACAGCATCACGAATAATGGTTACGTGGGGGTATCTAATGTCAGTACGGATACGGCGATAGAGATTCACGGTGCGGGTGGTGTTACCAATATCGTGAATAACGGCACGCTATCGGGGCAGATCGCCAACGCCGATGGCTCATCAATCAGTTTCACCAATGCTGTGGGCGCACGGATGTATTTGCCTAGCCCAATTAATCTGGGCAGCGGTGGCGTCTTCACCAATGCCGGTTATCTGCAATTCTCGCCACAAGGGCAGGGCATTGGTGCTTCGCTAAATCAGATTGGCACTATTAATCAGTTGAACACGGGTGTTTTAGGCGTTAATTTTGATCACCACGGTAATGCAGCTGATCTGATTAATGTGATGTCTGGCAGTACTTACAACCTCGCAGGGAAGATTCAACCGGTGTTGGTCAATGCTGGATTGATCGCGCCGGGATCCGTGCAAAGAACGATTGTGTCCAATCTAGGTGGCAGCATTGTTGCCGATGAGTTGGGGGTGATTTCCACTGCCATTATGAACTTCGGCTTGAACAAACAGACTAACAGCATCACGCTAACTTCAACGGCTAACTTTGCGCCTCCCGGGCTGTCGCAGTTCGGTAGCCAAGTCGGTCATGCGATTGGACAGTACCAGAGCGCCGGTAGCAATGCCTTCTTCCAGGCAGCCACAGCTCAGCTAGTCACCCAGCCAGATGTCGCTTCTCTGGATCAGGCCTATCAGGGCCTGGCCGGCACCGCCATTCAGTCTGTGCCGCAGGTCGTCTATCAGGCCGTCAGTCAGGGCATCGGCTCGTACACTGATCGCATGAACGACTGGCGCGTTAGCTCGGCGACCTCCAAGAGTTCACGTCAGACGGCACTTAACCAACAGACGCAACGTTACGCATCCAACATGACCAACCAATCCATGGTTGATGCCGCAACCGACAGCGGGTTGATTTCGAACGATCGTAGCGGTCCTTGGATTTCGCTATTCCAAAGCAACGTCTATAGCAACAGCCTCGCTGATCGTATCTTCGGCGGCAGTATCGCCTACGAAGTTGAATCAGATAGCCGTGACATGCTTGGTGGCGTCGGTATTACCATGTCGCAGTCAGGTTACAGCTATAACAGTGCACCGACCCCAATCACTCCGGGTAATAGCACCAACGTCGGCTTAAGCTTCTACGGCATCGGTCGTGGTGAGAATGCCTACCTCTCAGGGATTGGTTATCTGGGTGGTGGTAATAGCAACTTTACCCGCCAACTGCAGACCATGAACTTCTACAGCAGCACCAACATCAACATCATGAGTTACGTGGCAGCTGCACGGGTTGAAGCGGGTTACAGCTTTGAGCCGTTCCGGAACGAACACAGCAACATGAAGATCACCCCGTTCGTTGCAGTTCAGCCGACCTATATTCACCAGAAGGGTGCGCAGGACAACTTCAGTAGCATGGGTCTTGGCACCGGCTTTAACTACTCGGCCAACGACAACACCGCCGTTCCCGTCTTTGCTGGGCTGGAGCTAAGCGGCAACCACCTGACCGAATCGGGTACCCGGATCAGCCCATTCATCCGAGCTTCCTGGATGGCTGAAACACAGCAAAAAGGCCAGATGGGAGCCAGCTACAGCGGACAGGGCGTCAACATCTACTTCAATGGATCACCGAACCTCGGTAATGCCATGCTGTACAAAGTGGGTTCGGTCTTCAACGGTGACGAGAAAGTCTCGGGTTACATTACCCTCGACTATGACTATGGCAATGCTTCCTATGCTTACCGGAACTACGGTATTACCGGTGGCATCAAATATGCCTTCTAAGTATTTCAACGGAGAAATAACGACATGAACATCAAAAAAACTACCCTGACTATTACCCTGGTTACCCTGTTGGCTGGCGTACGGCCAGCCCTTGCGCAGGATGTTGCGACTGTTAACGGTACGGTTATCCCTGACAGCCAATTCAATCAGATTCTGACGGGTGCCCTGAATCAGGGGCAGAAGGACACGCCGGAGCTACGCAATACGATTAGGAATGAGCTGATTAACCGTGAACTCCTGGCACAAGCTGCAAGCAAAGAGGGGGTGGACAAAACTCCGGAGGCCAAACTGGCCTGGAACCAGGTCCACCAGAATTTCCTCATCGAACTCTACCTGATCGATTACAACCAGAAGCACCGCATCACTGATGAGCAGGTCGAAGCGCAATATGACAAGGAAGTTAGTCAGCTCAAAGCCGCTGGTGTCAGTCAGCAGTTCAAAGTGTCGCTCATCACCGTCGCCAGCCAGGCAGAAGCTAACGCCGTCATTGCTCAACTAAAGAAGGGCGAGAGCTTTGAGAAAGTCGCCCGTGAAAAATCCATCGATACGTCAAAAGCACAGGGGGGGGTAGTCGGCTGGGTGCTCCCGGTACAACTGACACCAGAGATTGGCGCTGCGGTTACCAAATTGAACAAAGGCGGGGTAACTGCCCCGATCCAGGGACCGAGTGGATGGAATATTGTGAAGTTGGACGACAAACGACCATTTAAAGTACCGACGTTTGCCGAGGCACAAAATCAGCTTCGTCAGCAGCTCCTGCAGCAACAGCGGATTGAATTGATTAATAAGCTACGCAGCGAGGCGAAAATCAACACGCCCTAAGTTTATTTTGGCGCCCGATATATCCATGGGTAAATGTGAACAGATTTAGATCATTAAAATATTCAACACAAAACAATGGGTTGCGCTTTGAATAAGTGAACAATTTCATAGCGGCGAAGTGGGTAATGGGTGTGAAAATGCACAGCCCCCAATAGTGCTGTTTACATGAATAAAATCTACAAACTGTGTCTTTCGCGACGCCTGGGAATCATGGTTCCTGTGCCAGAGTGCG
It encodes the following:
- a CDS encoding peptidylprolyl isomerase; amino-acid sequence: MNIKKTTLTITLVTLLAGVRPALAQDVATVNGTVIPDSQFNQILTGALNQGQKDTPELRNTIRNELINRELLAQAASKEGVDKTPEAKLAWNQVHQNFLIELYLIDYNQKHRITDEQVEAQYDKEVSQLKAAGVSQQFKVSLITVASQAEANAVIAQLKKGESFEKVAREKSIDTSKAQGGVVGWVLPVQLTPEIGAAVTKLNKGGVTAPIQGPSGWNIVKLDDKRPFKVPTFAEAQNQLRQQLLQQQRIELINKLRSEAKINTP
- a CDS encoding autotransporter outer membrane beta-barrel domain-containing protein; the encoded protein is MRLTAASLFKSKAIAFLQAIRAYACSDLLAKANVVAVFVFLSVLSSAPAMADNPTYYAQWGGGGATNVCIHYTTPAGIDPWYNGSIQYPTRVDGAIGTPNYSLPIVCGGDGAAGKNADSGGGSTGGYAGYVPLSISATLYNNKASTEDAIVYMSMGGWGGSGGDSDGWGQSASTGGTGAKGGDINLNFLPGSYASFNTNTATGGSSAVFIQSTGGSGGDGGSGGGNGGIAGVGGSVTINNQVNLSTNSYGIFAQSLGGWGGNGTNGNNSWWDGGNGGSGSAGGSGGSVSVTNSASITSYWGIPIFAQSVGGNGGNGGNGSGGWFGAGGAGGAGGYGGPGGAIAVTNSGMLYAPNMTGSYGIFAQSVGGGGGNAGATAGLNAIGASGGYAASASWVGVSNSAPIYLGGMSSVGIFAQSIGGGGGAGGMSIGMNAIGGSGGEGGSGNYVAVGNTGSIYTGGACYQIGTNGQCAGSVWYAASNAPITSGTNGGAFGILAQSIGGGGGSGGTGVAVGLGSTAGSSLGGSGGGGGNGGSVYVGNRGTIQTREINSAGILAQSIGGGGGSGGGALSVSVGLKTAFGASDGGDGGPGGNGGVVGVNCPNNSGIACAGINSWTTASVPNSGAFINTNAVGSPGILAQSIGGGGGNGGYAATFAASGDASVALAFGGSGGAGGYGSAVYASPAGVTLITTGSDSSGVQASSIGGGGGNGGQSIAGSVSGIFSLSSSMGGTGGSGGKGGTVNLVNASWINGQGYLVSPSSITTYGDRSYGLIAQSIGGGGGSGGASINAALAGGASISQSVGGEGGAGQQADTVYLWNDGTINTSGSAASALVAQSIGGGGGNGGYSLGASASMWTFGMSVGGSGGSGGTGSTVNVTNNGALTTTGGGAPVILAQSIGGGGGNGGATSSGGFYLYGNNTSIGGTGESGAAAGQVNVTNYGSITANNSTATTNPGGNNTGILAQSIGGGGGNGGYSYGYVEAMANTSMFIGGTGGAAGTGSIVNVWNMGSINIQGANSAGILAQSIGGAGGNGGTAITGSLSGGAGFTTSIGGDGGHGAYSNAVTVTSSGLISTWGSLSPGIALQSIAGSGGNGGLAVAGGISLDGNLNGGLGGAGGWGGWSGNVTADVNWQITTTGDQSPAILAQSMGGAGGNGGNAISGGISTALSGTFTVGGDGGGGGVSGNVAVNLTEDNPAGATYLISTNGLLSPAIVAQSIAGSGGNGGLSLAVSGSDSTSGSVSVGGSGALGGTSQAVDVNVAAGAFLLTSQAQSPGILAQSIGGTGGNGGLAGGSSASSWGAALNVGGTGGAAGDAGDVDVSNNGTIMSKSVLSPGILAQSVGGTGGNGGYSVGQGVYTSAGVTANIGGGGGVGGQGGTVTAINTGSITTSASQSSGIIAQSIGGSGGNGGLAAGGGLSQSASLTLNMGGSGGSGGQGLAVHVDNSGVISASGSNSLGVLAQSIGGSGGNGGNAIGWSVGSGTAFTANVGGAAGSGNLSSEVTVSNSNAVSTHGDQAAAIVAQSIGGTGGNGGNAVSGSFSADASGSVSVGGLGGSGGTAGDVRAALNYASSGKIYTISTNGQLSPGVLLQSIGGSGGNGGFSLADSESLGVSASVALGGTGGTGGTASTVEITTSGGANIATSGNQSAGIIAQSIGGNGGNGGAALAGTNSEEFTASASVGGSGGASGKSDAVTINLNNPSQGGYSISTKGLMSSGIIAQSISGQGGNGGTTISGSLSNSDNLTVTVSGSGGDAAHTTGTVFVQTGSNVSISTLQDQSIGILAQSIGGSGGNAGFAINGTASLAGSSASVSVGGSGGSGGKGNSATVNSNGAITTSGAMSSGLVVQSIGGGGGNGGSTLAASGAISKEEGSVFSVGVGGSGAAGGSGDSVTVTHVGNITTGGCDSTTTACDQSSGIIAQSIGGGGGNGGFSSALALQGLASLNLNVGGLGGSAGEGGSVTVQANMNKTTGTISTTGAFSNAVFAQSVGGGGGAGGFTDAVTVGMSSTTSESAELAAAVGGYGGGGGTSSSVIVTTGGVLKTEGSQSAAIYAQSVGGGGGKGGSSFSFYSSKTSTATTVAPIAASYGAGLMDIGSGGNSSSSSGNPLNPDNAPSLNKSSSEGFAIALSVGGYGGSGGHSADVTVTSASSISTTGDSSQGIFAQSVGGGGGSGGTSSSKSGSGSYVLSGSLGGFGGAGGWSGDVNVTASNAISTAGLYSAAIYAQSIGGGGGQGGSTSSSASSLGYAVALGVGGFGGSGNTGGNVTINNSAQLITESSNSAGIYAQSVGGGGGDGGSSLVSAKMPNPPASSLGLGSVKSFVGSLTSSSKGTADSDTPSNSAAGESASQKGSQAGGSDAGTAIGLSIGGYGGTGANAGLVSVTNSGQIATGTDPTTGKLATNAAGLANTADYSYAIFAQSVGGGGGFGGQSTSNSQTNQRSVSFAMGGGGAGGGSGNDVSVDNTGALQTNGSQASAIFAQSVGGGGGVGGDSDSTSNILAAKSAAFGLGGSGADGGSGGRVTVTSNTGAINTYGLASNGIFAQSVGGGGGNGGSSSTAVKLTASDIQNVVAETSATSSVLEASTTAGASIAVGLGGKGGSGGNGGEVSVSNFSKITTAADSSIGIFAQSVGGGGGSMGSNTNQILMATYSFSAQLGMTGTGGNGGNVSVGSRADISTSGPSAMGVFAQSLGGGGGVVNIVNTTSATSGDADLTVNLGARGGSDLMGGTVTLGSTDYPLIDWIATKGTSSVGLIGQSIGGGGGVALSNNMTSTSGSVEVTATLGAVADSNGASLGGNANVVNALSNASISTSGDNAPGMLLQSVGGGGGFAIFNNATSQITSLSENYVVGAQNGSTGNGSTISVQQNGSSISTLGANAIGVAGQSIGGGGGLVLANNASSGMSNETASENIRIGGSGSGNSNGGSVSMTVGSVINTGSSGSAGGANSIGIAAQSIGGGGGMLNSTFSAGTVSLNSIQIGGLSGVSGNGSNVSVTQSGAVTTYGPAAIGIVAQSVGGGGGYAALASLQGNTTISNPTNVTIGGSGAASGNGGDVSVTVSAPITTYGKNSVGVIAQSVGGGGGILLTSGMLGGVTPTFTAGNGNGGSVTVDVNAPIKIYGAGVYGVIAQSIGGGGGMVISENGVIAQSGKGGGEGGAVAVNVHSSIYVNGQTIEPGVTVTNSSSTAYGVYAKSIGTSDPAVTIAQGASVVAAGGASAVVVDGLVNSITNNGYVGVSNVSTDTAIEIHGAGGVTNIVNNGTLSGQIANADGSSISFTNAVGARMYLPSPINLGSGGVFTNAGYLQFSPQGQGIGASLNQIGTINQLNTGVLGVNFDHHGNAADLINVMSGSTYNLAGKIQPVLVNAGLIAPGSVQRTIVSNLGGSIVADELGVISTAIMNFGLNKQTNSITLTSTANFAPPGLSQFGSQVGHAIGQYQSAGSNAFFQAATAQLVTQPDVASLDQAYQGLAGTAIQSVPQVVYQAVSQGIGSYTDRMNDWRVSSATSKSSRQTALNQQTQRYASNMTNQSMVDAATDSGLISNDRSGPWISLFQSNVYSNSLADRIFGGSIAYEVESDSRDMLGGVGITMSQSGYSYNSAPTPITPGNSTNVGLSFYGIGRGENAYLSGIGYLGGGNSNFTRQLQTMNFYSSTNINIMSYVAAARVEAGYSFEPFRNEHSNMKITPFVAVQPTYIHQKGAQDNFSSMGLGTGFNYSANDNTAVPVFAGLELSGNHLTESGTRISPFIRASWMAETQQKGQMGASYSGQGVNIYFNGSPNLGNAMLYKVGSVFNGDEKVSGYITLDYDYGNASYAYRNYGITGGIKYAF